Proteins encoded together in one Pseudomonas sp. ADAK13 window:
- a CDS encoding CoA-acylating methylmalonate-semialdehyde dehydrogenase, protein MSNAPVIGHYINGQVQDSDSERFSPVFNPATGEVQARVGLASQKTVDEAVASALNAFPAWSEQSSLRRSRVLFKFKELLDQHHDELAEIISREHGKVFSDAKGEVTRGIEIVEYACGAPNLLKTDFSDNIGGGIDNWNLRQPLGVCAGITPFNFPVMVPLWMIPLALATGNCFILKPSERDPSVSLLMARLLTEAGLPDGVFNVVQGDKSAVDGLLQHPDIEAISFVGSTPIAEYIHQQATQRGKRVQALGGAKNHMIVMPDADLDQAADALIGAAYGSAGERCMAISIAVVVGDVGDKLIEKLLPRIDQLKVGNGMQKDSEMGPLVTAEHKAKVEGFIDQGVAQGAKLIVDGRGFKVPGAEGGFFVGATLFDNVTTEMSIYQQEIFGPVLGIVRVADFASAVALINAHEFGNGVSCFTSDGGIARAFARTIKVGMVGINVPIPVPMAWHSFGGWKRSLFGDHHAYGEEGIRFYSRYKSVMQRWPDSIAKGPEFSMPTAK, encoded by the coding sequence ATGAGCAACGCCCCGGTAATCGGCCATTACATCAACGGCCAGGTGCAGGACAGCGACAGTGAGCGTTTCAGCCCTGTGTTCAACCCGGCCACCGGCGAAGTCCAGGCCCGTGTCGGGCTGGCCAGCCAGAAGACCGTCGATGAAGCCGTGGCCTCGGCACTGAACGCCTTCCCGGCGTGGTCCGAGCAATCGTCCCTGCGCCGTTCGCGGGTGCTGTTCAAGTTCAAGGAGTTGCTCGACCAGCACCACGATGAACTGGCCGAAATCATCAGCCGCGAGCACGGCAAAGTGTTCTCCGACGCCAAGGGCGAAGTCACCCGCGGCATCGAGATCGTCGAGTACGCCTGTGGCGCGCCCAACCTGCTGAAAACCGATTTCAGCGACAACATCGGCGGCGGCATCGACAACTGGAACCTGCGCCAGCCCCTGGGCGTGTGCGCCGGCATTACCCCGTTCAACTTCCCGGTGATGGTGCCGCTGTGGATGATCCCGCTGGCATTGGCCACCGGTAATTGCTTCATCCTCAAACCGTCCGAGCGTGACCCGTCCGTCAGTTTGCTGATGGCCCGTCTGTTGACCGAAGCCGGGCTGCCCGACGGTGTGTTCAACGTGGTGCAGGGCGACAAGAGCGCGGTGGACGGCCTGTTGCAGCACCCGGACATCGAAGCGATTTCATTTGTCGGCTCCACGCCGATTGCCGAGTACATCCATCAGCAGGCCACCCAGCGCGGCAAGCGTGTGCAGGCGTTGGGCGGCGCGAAGAACCATATGATCGTGATGCCGGATGCTGACCTGGATCAGGCGGCTGACGCCTTGATCGGTGCGGCCTACGGCTCGGCCGGCGAGCGTTGCATGGCGATTTCGATTGCGGTGGTGGTGGGTGATGTCGGCGACAAGCTGATCGAAAAACTGCTGCCGCGCATTGACCAGTTGAAGGTCGGCAACGGCATGCAGAAAGACAGCGAGATGGGCCCGTTGGTCACCGCCGAACACAAGGCCAAGGTCGAGGGCTTTATCGACCAGGGCGTGGCCCAGGGCGCGAAGCTGATCGTCGATGGCCGTGGCTTCAAGGTGCCGGGGGCGGAGGGTGGTTTCTTCGTCGGCGCGACCTTGTTCGATAATGTAACGACCGAGATGAGCATCTACCAGCAAGAGATCTTCGGGCCGGTGCTGGGCATCGTGCGGGTGGCGGATTTTGCCAGCGCGGTGGCCTTGATCAACGCCCATGAATTCGGCAACGGCGTGTCGTGCTTTACCAGCGACGGCGGCATTGCCCGCGCGTTTGCCCGCACCATCAAGGTCGGCATGGTCGGCATCAACGTGCCGATTCCGGTGCCCATGGCCTGGCATTCGTTTGGTGGCTGGAAGCGCTCGCTGTTCGGCGACCACCATGCCTACGGCGAAGAAGGCATTCGTTTCTACAGCCGCTACAAAAGCGTCATGCAACGCTGGCCCGACAGCATCGCCAAGGGCCCTGAATTCAGCATGCCAACCGCCAAGTAA